The genomic window GCATCATCGGCCTTTTCTCCAAGGCGTACACCATGGCCGGCGGCGGCATCGTGCCGGTACTTCTGGTGGGCCTTCTGTGGAAGAAGACCGGCGAACCCTTCACCATGGGCACCAAGAATAGCCGCATAACTCCCTGGGGCGCCCGCCTGGGCATAATAGTGGGTTCCGTTGTATCCCTTTCAAAATACGGTATACTCTGGGGTGTCGTCATTTCAGCCATAGTGACCATTGTAGTTTCACTCCTCACTCCCGATGTGTCTGAGCCGATAGCCCCGGATACAAAAGCGGCTTAAGGGATTTCTTGAGTTAGTCTGGAGTCATCTTAACGGAAACTAACAAAATAAAATTTAGCTTAGCAAGACCGGCAAGATAATACTTGTCGGTCTTTTTGCTTATACAATAATTTGATACAATAAATTAAAACAATAATAGAGGTGAGGATTATGGGTGGTGTCAGAGAAGCTCTTGAAATCCACATTAAAAGAGTCGAAAAAAAGAAACTTTATGAAGAAATGAAAGCCGCTGCTCAAGATCCGCTTTTTATGAGGGATTTAGAAGATTCTATGAAGGATTGATATGACAATACTTGTAGAAGCCGCATGTATTTATATGAAAGTAGAGGTAGGGCGAACATGACAAATGTTGAAGCTTATCTTAAATCCCCCACCGAGCGGGTGGATGACCTATTGTGCAATGGCCTCAAAATAATCCAGGACAAAAATTCCTACTGCTTTTCCATAGATGCGGTACTGCTTTCCAATTTCGTGAGGGCGGGTAAAAAAGACCGCATAATCGACCTGGGCACCGGCAGCGGGGTAATACCCTTACTGCTTTCGGCCAAGACCGAAGCTCCGAAAATCGTGGGTATCGAGATGCTGGAAGAAGTGGCCGAAAGGGCGGAGCGCAGCGTACTGATGAATAATCTTAAAGGACGGGTAAAGATTATATGCGGGGACTTGAAAGAGGCTCCGCGGATTTTCGGGCGGGAAAGCTTTACCGTGGTGGTGACAAATCCGCCATATATGAGGATGGATGAGGGTAAAATCAGCCCTAAAAAGGATATAGCCATAGCCCGCCACGAGGTGGCCGCCACTCTTGAAGATGTGGTAAATGCCGCCGCCGGGCTTCTTACCTTCGGCGGAAAATTTTATATGGTGTACAGGACATGGCGCCTTACAGATGCCATATTTGAACTAAAAAACCGTGCCCTGGAACCCAAGTTGCTGAGGTTTATCCAGCCCAGGGCGGCAGATCCCCCCAACCTATTTTTGGTTTTAGCCCAAAAGGGCGCCGGCTCCGGGCTTAAAATCCTCCCGCCCCTGGTAGTCTATAATGATGACGGAAATTACACGGAGGAGATCAACAGAATCTACTTTGAAGACTTGAAGTCTTCCTCATCCTGAAATATTTAAATATGCTATAAATAATATTTTTAAATTTACATTTGGAGGGAGTTTGCGTGGACAAAAAAGGCACATTATATCTTTGCCCCACGCCCATAGGCAATCTGGAGGATATTACGCTCAGGGCCATCAGGGTTTTAAAGGAAGTGGATTTTATTGCCGCCGAAGACACCAGGGTAACCAGGAAGCTGCTCAATCATTATGACATTAAGACCCCTCTTGTCAGCTACCATGAGCATAACAAGAGGGAAAAAGGGCCAGAGATAATTTCTTTGCTTGAAGAGGGAAAAAATATTGCCCTGGTCACTGATGCGGGCACTCCGGGGATTTCCGATCCGGGGGAAGACCTGGTGAGGCTGGCGGTGGAAGCGGGGATCGCCGTGGAGCCCCTCCCCGGCGCCGCAGCTGCAATTTGTGCACTGGTAGCATCGGGAATTTCTACCGGGAGGTTTGTTTTTGAGGGATTTTTGCCGAGGAAAAAAAAGGAGAGAACCGAAAGATTGAAGGAGCTTTCTGCGGAAACCCGGACAATAGTGCTTTATGAGGCCCCCCACCGGCTGTTGAAGACCCTGAAAGATCTGGGGCAGGCTCTGGGAGATCGCAGTATTGCCATAGCCCGGGAGATGACGAAAGTCCACGAGGAATTCTTTCGAGGCACTGTCACGGATGCGGTGGCAAGATTTACCCGGACTCCGCCCAGGGGGGAACTGGTGATGGTCATAGAGGGCCGGAAGGATGATGTTGAAACAAACACCGTGACTTTCCCGACGGATACGGCATCGTGCCCTGAAAATCCGGAAAATAAAAGCCCGGCGGGGACCGGGCTGGATAGAAAAGATATCAAAATATATTTGAGAGAAAAACTTGAGTATTA from Biomaibacter acetigenes includes these protein-coding regions:
- a CDS encoding tRNA1(Val) (adenine(37)-N6)-methyltransferase, which encodes MTNVEAYLKSPTERVDDLLCNGLKIIQDKNSYCFSIDAVLLSNFVRAGKKDRIIDLGTGSGVIPLLLSAKTEAPKIVGIEMLEEVAERAERSVLMNNLKGRVKIICGDLKEAPRIFGRESFTVVVTNPPYMRMDEGKISPKKDIAIARHEVAATLEDVVNAAAGLLTFGGKFYMVYRTWRLTDAIFELKNRALEPKLLRFIQPRAADPPNLFLVLAQKGAGSGLKILPPLVVYNDDGNYTEEINRIYFEDLKSSSS
- the rsmI gene encoding 16S rRNA (cytidine(1402)-2'-O)-methyltransferase; translation: MDKKGTLYLCPTPIGNLEDITLRAIRVLKEVDFIAAEDTRVTRKLLNHYDIKTPLVSYHEHNKREKGPEIISLLEEGKNIALVTDAGTPGISDPGEDLVRLAVEAGIAVEPLPGAAAAICALVASGISTGRFVFEGFLPRKKKERTERLKELSAETRTIVLYEAPHRLLKTLKDLGQALGDRSIAIAREMTKVHEEFFRGTVTDAVARFTRTPPRGELVMVIEGRKDDVETNTVTFPTDTASCPENPENKSPAGTGLDRKDIKIYLREKLEYYTSMGYSRKEALKKTAAEAGISRNEAYDILFRESSEVEEKTTEPTDNQFKRKN